TACGGTTTAGAAATCTGAATGGAAATCTATGTTGCTATGCCCGGCGATCTTCGAACGAGCTTTGGGGTGAGCGAGCTATCAGGAAGGTGGAAGCGCTGTTTGATAGCAGTCACGACCAGTTTCGCTTCTGCTTCGTCCAGGCTTGCACCGAATCGAGCGGTTCTCCCTCCATAATCAAAGCTAATCACTCCGCCTCCAACTCCCCACAACTGAAAACTGGATGAGAGGTCCAACCGACTAGGTCCGACCGATCCGATCCGAAGGTCCCGCACTTGCACGAGGTTGTACTCCCTATCAAACCCGAATCCTCCGATATCGCGTCGTATATTAAACGTCTGTCCACGCACCGTGAGAATTTCCTTCCCCATCAGCTGCCACAGCCATGCATAGATGGCCACAACTCCGCCCACAGTCCAAACCCCAAGCCAGGCTAACATGAACAATTCTCCCTCGGGCGGGCCATCGCCCATCATCAACTGGTTTGCAACCATCACTTCTGCCACCACCCAACCCCAGAGCCAGAACGTGAGGAAACAGATGACGAACCAGCTTCGTCGACAAGGCATGACGATGCGCAGCCCCTCTGCAGTATCGGCAATTGTAATGCGAGAGTCAGATGGCTGGAGCTTAGCCACGGGATCAATTCTCCACGGTGGCCAACATTATTACATTCACGACTGGGAGAAACACAAACGAGAAAACAGGCAGGCGTGTTCTGCGTGATATGGCATGTGAGGAGACTATGCTCAGTGCGCGGGAATATTCGGGCCGATTTTTTCCAGGATGACTTGTTTTACCTGTTTCGCAAAGCGCTTGGAGACTTCAAGGTTTCGCTGGGCATGACCGGACTCCGACACGGTATAGGTTGCGGGTGGTGTCTGTGATGTAATCGTGGCTTCAAAGACGACCGCCAACATCCTCACGGGCTTTCCGGTTTTTCGATCGATTCCGTAGGCTTCCTTGAGTGATACCTTCGGCGACACCTCGACATCCACACCATCCGACAGATGAGGTTTCAATAACCCGGATCGTTCCTGATCTCGCTCGATGAGTTTAATCATGGGGTCTGCGACGAACTCACTCCGAATCTGTTCTGCCACTGCTCCCTTGGTGCGCTCGGCCTTCTGCATCTGTTCGTCTAATTCAGCTGGTGCAAGGTCCACATAGATGGGGTCGTTTGGCTGTCGTTTTGATCCACTGTTTGCCTGGTCAGACTGCCCATTTTTCTTTAGACTGAGTTCCCCAGCTACTTCTTGCGAGGCCACCTGCCGCTTCGCCATTGGATCATCGGCATCATAGATGGTGGTCTTGCCCTGCAGGTCGGTCTCGTACACCAGCGTCTTCCCGCCTTGTTCGTCCACCCGATAGACCTTCTGTTCACTGTTCACATTGGCCGTATAGTAGTTACTGGAACATCCCCCGATCATGTGCACGACAACGGCACACCATAGAAATCCAATCATCCGCAAACAGGGACGGATAACCATAAGGAGGACTCCTTGTTTCTTGCCCAGAATAGAACGGGCGGCTTCAATCCATCGAAGTAAGTGTAGCAGGATCACCCCTGAAGCCAAGACAGGGAGCCGTATCATCGATCGCGCTCAAGAAAGTACGAGTCCTGCCGATGAAGAGAGAGAAGACGCCTATGCCAGTCGTGGGACTTCGATTTCCCCGCTGTTTCGTCAGACAACCCAAGCAAGTCCCCTGATTCATCAAAGGATACGAACCGGTGGAAGAATCTGCCCGTTTCTCTCGCTCCATGACGCGAAAACGTGTCGTCATTATCGGAGGGGGGTTTGGCGGCATGACAGCCGCGCGCTGCTTGCGTGATGCCGATGTCATCTTGATCGACCGCACGAATCACCATGTCTTCCAGCCGCTGCTGTACCAGGTGGCCACAGCAGCGTTATCACCGAGCGATATTGCCTGGCCGCTGCGGACCTTGTTCCGCTCACAGCCGAACGTACGGATCTTCATGGATGAGGTCCTATCGATCGATCGGACTGCGCGCGTGGTTCACCTGCGTCACAGTGCGCCCATCGGGTTTGATGCTCTCATCGTCGCTCCAGGATCACGCCATGCCTATTTCGGACACGAGGAGTGGGAGACGAATGCCCCAGGGCTCAAGACGATGGCGGATGCCGTTCACTTACGAGAGCGGATTCTGCTCGCGTTTGAAGAAGGCGAACGGCAGCGGGCCGACACCGGCACGCAAAATCGCCTCAGCTTCGTGATCGTGGGAGGTGGGTCCACAGGCGTTGAGCTCGCCGGCTCACTGCTCGAAATCGGCAGAAAAGCCATGGGGCCGGATTATCCTCACCTACGCCTGGAGGATCTCTCGATCATTCTCGTCGAAGCCGGCTCACGTATCCTGCCTGGATTCACTCCCACAGTCTCCGCCAAAGCGCTGAGCGTATTGGAACAGATGGGGGTTACCGTCAAACTGAACAAATCAGTGACTGAAGTTCGTGCCGAGGGAGTCATGCTCGGTGATGAATGGATCGCGTCATCCAATGTGATCTGGGCGGCCGGCAATACGGCTTCACCTCTGCTGAAGACCCTCGGCGTCGATCTGGATCTCTATGGTCGGGTCAACGTTCAACCAGACCTGACGATCCCTGGCGACCCGTGGATCTTCGTCATTGGTGATGCGGCGCACTGTCTGGATCGTGACGGGACACCCCTACCGGGAATCGCTCCTGTTGCCATGAATGAAGGGCGGTATGTTGCCGAGTTGATCGATCAGGAGATCTCTCCCGCGCGGCGTGCACCATTTCTGTATCGAGACCGCGGCATGTTGGCCACGATCGGTCGAGGCCAAGCCGTAGCACAATTCGGCCCGATACGTGCTTCAGGCTTCCTGGCCTGGGCACTCTGGTGTATCGTCCACGTGTTCTTCCTCATCGGTCTCAGAAACCGAGTCCGTGTCATGACCGAATGGGCTTGGTACTACCTCACCTTCCAACCGGGGGCACGGCTACTCTGCGAACAACCCGCCCACCGTCGCCCTCCATCCATAAAACATCATGCTGCGAGACGCGCCGCAGAGGATCGGACTCCCAGCAAGCGCGCGGCCTGACCTACGATCTATACCATTGACTCTTCACTAACTGAATCGTAGCCTGTTCCACACCCACATCTCATCATCCGGATTCTTTAAACGATCATGAGGCCAAGGAGTGTTCCATGCCCGAAAACCAATGGACGGATATCGGATCGGTCGATGAACTCAGTCGGCGAGAGCTTCAAGAGGTACAATGTGGGAAAACTCGCATTGCTCTTTCCTGTAAAAATGGGACGTTCTCAGCAATCTCGGGTGTCTGTAATCACGTGGGTGGTCCGCTAGGGAAAGGCCGACTCGATGGCGACTATGTGGTCTGTCCCTGGCACTACTGGAAATTTCACCGCGAAACCGGTCAAGGAGAGCCTGGGTATGAAGCAGATCAAGTCCCGACCTATATAACCAAGATCGAGCAGGGTCGGCTGTACGTCGACCTCTCGTCCGTGACCAAGCGCAAGAAACAGCCGCACGCCCCCCACCCACTCGCCCGCCGTATCGTTCGCCAGCCAGGGCCAATTCGAGTTGTGGGAATTGCAACGACCGCCATGACGGTCGAACATCCTCGGTACAGTACATCTGATGACCTGTTGGAAGTTTCGCTCAACCATGCAAAGACGCAGCTTGGCCTGGAGACACAATTGATCAAGTTGCGCGAGCTGAACTTTCGAGCCTGCGAAGGGTTCTATTCAAAAGCCGCCCAGGCCTGCACTTGGCCCTGTTCCATCACTCAGATGGATCCTACGGATCAACTTGATCGGGTGTATGAAGCGATCGTCCATTGGGCCGACGTCATTCTCGTCTCGACTCCAATTCGGTGGGGAAACGCCAGCAGCCTCTACTTCAAGATGGTCGAACGGATGAACTGCATCCAGAATCAGGAGACCATCGCGAACAAACACCTGCTGAAGAACAAGGTGGCGGCCTTTATTATCATGGGTGGGCAGGACAACGTGCAGGGCGTGGCAGGCCAGCTCATGACCTTTTGGGCTGAGATCGGCTGCCAGTTTCCACAGTTTCCCTTCATTGCCCACTCACGCGGTTGGAGTGCGGAAGATATGGAACGAAATATCCACGAAGTACAGAACAGCCGTGAACTACGTGAAGCGGCACAAGAACTCGTAGCCCGTGCCGCCGACATGGCACAATTGATGGTAGAAGGACAGATCCCGGACTACCATCTGGTTTCTGGTGGGCGCAAAGCGCATAAGCTCGACAGCGAACCGACAGGCTAACTCCACACGGAGCAGAGCGTGATGGATCAGAAGCGGGTCGTCATTGTCGGCGGAGGATTCGGAGGCCTGACAGCTGCGCGCTCAATCCGCCACGCCGAGGAGGCCCCCTTGGGGTTAAACTCGCTGGTGCGCTGGCGGAGATCGGACGGAAGGCGATGGGACCGGACGATCCTCATCTCCGCAGGGAAGATCTTTCGATCATTCTCGTGGACGCCGGTCCACGCATTCTCCCTGGATTTGACCGTACACTGTCCGTCAAAGCTGCCGACGCACTTACTCACATGGGAGTGACGGTGAAACTGAACAGCCTGGTCACCGCAGTCACCCCCGATGGTGTCCAGATTGGCGCCGGATGGATTCCATCGACGCAGATTGCTTGGGCGGCAGGTAATCGAGCATCACCGTTGTTGGACACACTGTCGGCGCCGCAAGATTCCGCTGGTCGGGTCATAGTTCACCCGGATCTGACCATCCCTGATGACCCATGGATCTTCGTCATTGGCGATGCAGCCCATTGTCTCGGACGGAATGGGAGCCCGTTGCCCGGAGTAGCGCCTGTCGCCATACAGCAGGGACGCTACGTTGCCGATCTGATCAATCAAAAGCTGACTCCAGAACAACGACCCGCCTTTGCCTATGCAGATCGTGGCATGCTCGCGACCATCGGCCGGGCCAAGGCGGTCGCACAATTCGGTCCAATCCGCGCATCAGGGGTTCTGGCCTGGGTGTTCTGGTGCGTCGTCCATATTTTCTTTCTGATCGGATTTAGAAATCGAGTGCGGGTCATGTCGGAATGGGTTTGGTACTACCTCACGTTCAAACCAGGCGCAAGGGTACTGTATTGAAGCGCCATAGAACCCTACTAGATAAACGTTATACCGGGAGTCTGCCGTGAAGACTATCTCATTTCTCATCCTGAGCTGTTGGTCGTTGATCGTCACAGGTTGCGTTGCGCTCGAGTCGAAGCAGCCTCTTTCCACCGTCGCCTCAGTGGATCTGACCCGGTACGCCGGGACATGGTACGAGATCGCTCGACTCCCCATGTGGTTCCAACGACACTGCGTTGATTCAAAGGCGATCTATACCACTCGTCCGGACGGCAAGATTGGCGTACATAACGAATGCGTGACACAGAGTGGTCAAGTCGAACAGGCTGAGGGTGTGGCGACGGTCATAGACCGCACCACCAATGCGCGATTGGCCGTTACGTTCGATAACTTTTTTGCACGACTTGTAAGCCCCTCTCGAGAAGGGAACTATTGGATCTTCGACCTTGACCCGGATTACAGCACCGCCCTTGTCGGGACACCGGACCGTCGCTACCTCTGGATCTTATCTCGAACTCAGAAACTCGACGAAACAACCTATCAGCAGTTAGTCACGAAAGCTCAGCAGCTTGGCTTTCCTGTTTCAGACCTGATCAAGTCGAAGCCTATATCTGCGAGTTGACACTCGCCTCGCCGCCACGTAGGTTCTCCCTATTTTTCAACCTCAGGGCCAACTGAACCGAACACCTACTGACCTATGGACTGGCTGTTACTGATCGGCCTTCTGATCTTCATTATCGGAGCTGGAGTAGGGATCTTCTACTGGCGTGAATTTGTGACTCGGCTCTGGGACGACTTCCGCGCTGAGCAACCTACTCTCAGCATCACCAACCTCTCGGTCCTCAACGCGGGACGGATCGTGACACTCACCCCTGAGTTGGAGAACGTCGGACCTGGAATAGCCTACGATTGTCTTCTCCAGCTCAGTGGGTGGGAAGGCAATTTTTCTGTCAGAACGATGCACCCGCCAGGGTCCCGGCATCAAATCCATTCGATCCCTATCGTGCTGGGACCGGATGCCCCGATCCGCATGAAACCCGTGAGTCGATGTTACGTGAGGTTGGTCTGTCGGGATCGATGGGAACAACGCTATGAATGGTGGTATCCCGTGACCCAAGTGGAGAATCTGAGTACAGGCCTCTATGATGTACAGATCAACCTCTCGCAGCCGGAACGAACCGAGCCACATCCATCCAACTGGAAAGTCTGGCAGTTGCTTCGCAAAACCTCTCCCGATGAGTAACCGATACTCATCTCCTGTGAGGCGTTGATACCTCCTTGAGGAGACAACCGTTTCCTGGTTGATCGCCGCCTCTTGCATTCTGGATTCCCGATCCGTACCATTTTATGATCCCGTCACAGGGACGGGCGTGCCTTTGTGAAAACGCTGTAAGACTTCAGTTCCCTGTTCGACTGAGAAGCAGTAATTCCAGCCCAGGAAGGAGATACCCTATGCCACCGACTCTTCACATCGATCCCATTGTCAAAATCACAAAGACGGACGAGGAATGGAAACAGCAGCTTTCCACTACAGCCTATCGTGTCTTACGGCACGAAGATACGGAACGAGCGTTCGTCAATCCACTGCATGAGAATCACCAGGCCGGCACCTACTACTGCGCAGGGTGCGACCTCCCACTGTTTTCGTCTGTGCATAAGTTTGATAGCGGGACCGGCTGGCCGAGCTTTTGGCAGCCGATCGATCCTCGGGTCATAGAAACGCGGACGGATTTCGCACTCTTTATCCCTCGGACAGAGATCCACTGTGCCCGTTGCGAAGGCCACCAAGGGCATGTGTTTAAGGATGGTCCGAAACCCACGGGCCTCCGGTACTGCATCAACGGAGCGGCACTAAAATTCTTGGCCGACTGAGTGCCAACGGCTTTCACCCGTTCCGTTCACATGAAGAGGCGCTACGTAGGTCGCACAGGGAGAGGCGTCCCGTACCGCTGTCCACCCCCTGGCGCTTGGGATCCGGTTCAAGGTACAATTCCCCACCAACGATGATCGAGTTCATAGTGTAATGCTCCGCCCCAGACGATCCTACACGTGGCTTCTCGTTCCCCTCGTTCTACTTTCATGTGGAAAGGTTGGGAGTCTATTTGGCTCGAAAACCGATCCCTGCTCATTAGTCACCGTTGCAGAGGCGCAACAGGCACTCGGGGAGCCGGTAGAGGAAGGGGCACCGTCAGAACCAAAGACTTGCCTCTTCAAGGCCCATCGGAATGAAGGCAATACCGTCACGGTTCAACTTCATGACAGCGCCGGTCAGGACCGTAAGGCCTGGTTTAATAAAGAGCGCCTTCGGCGCGACAGTCAGCTCATTCCTGGCCTTGGCGAGGGAGCAGTCAGAATCAATTCTGCCTCTCTATCCCGCCTGACGTTTCTGCACGAGGATGAGCTGATCACCGTGATCGTCGCCTCGACCAAACAGAAGCATCTCGCTGACGCCGTCACACGGCTGAGTCGGACTGTTGCCGAGCGGTACGGCGCCACCTTGACCGCAACCATCCCCTCCACGCTCACCAGCTCCGTAGCTGATCTGAGTTCATCACGGGACGCTGGCTCTCGCACAGCACCCGTGACACTCACGCAAACACGCCCGGCTCACGAGACTCTTCAGGACGGGCCGAAGAAATCCACGCCTATTGATCCGACGAGTCTCATCGGGACCTGGCATACACGCATCTCACGTGGCACGACCCAGCATGACCTTCTGCTGGTCATCAAACCGAACTTGGAATGGTCCCTTTCTTCGATGATGGAATTTGATGGCATCTTGAATGCCGAATCCGGCTTGTGGTCCCTGGAACGAGCGAACACATTCAAGGGGCTCGGATGGAAGGGGACGTATCGAATCA
This portion of the Candidatus Nitrospira nitrosa genome encodes:
- a CDS encoding NAD(P)/FAD-dependent oxidoreductase; this encodes MEESARFSRSMTRKRVVIIGGGFGGMTAARCLRDADVILIDRTNHHVFQPLLYQVATAALSPSDIAWPLRTLFRSQPNVRIFMDEVLSIDRTARVVHLRHSAPIGFDALIVAPGSRHAYFGHEEWETNAPGLKTMADAVHLRERILLAFEEGERQRADTGTQNRLSFVIVGGGSTGVELAGSLLEIGRKAMGPDYPHLRLEDLSIILVEAGSRILPGFTPTVSAKALSVLEQMGVTVKLNKSVTEVRAEGVMLGDEWIASSNVIWAAGNTASPLLKTLGVDLDLYGRVNVQPDLTIPGDPWIFVIGDAAHCLDRDGTPLPGIAPVAMNEGRYVAELIDQEISPARRAPFLYRDRGMLATIGRGQAVAQFGPIRASGFLAWALWCIVHVFFLIGLRNRVRVMTEWAWYYLTFQPGARLLCEQPAHRRPPSIKHHAARRAAEDRTPSKRAA
- a CDS encoding Rieske 2Fe-2S domain-containing protein; amino-acid sequence: MPENQWTDIGSVDELSRRELQEVQCGKTRIALSCKNGTFSAISGVCNHVGGPLGKGRLDGDYVVCPWHYWKFHRETGQGEPGYEADQVPTYITKIEQGRLYVDLSSVTKRKKQPHAPHPLARRIVRQPGPIRVVGIATTAMTVEHPRYSTSDDLLEVSLNHAKTQLGLETQLIKLRELNFRACEGFYSKAAQACTWPCSITQMDPTDQLDRVYEAIVHWADVILVSTPIRWGNASSLYFKMVERMNCIQNQETIANKHLLKNKVAAFIIMGGQDNVQGVAGQLMTFWAEIGCQFPQFPFIAHSRGWSAEDMERNIHEVQNSRELREAAQELVARAADMAQLMVEGQIPDYHLVSGGRKAHKLDSEPTG
- a CDS encoding NAD(P)/FAD-dependent oxidoreductase — translated: MRRPDSCALNPPRRGGPLGVKLAGALAEIGRKAMGPDDPHLRREDLSIILVDAGPRILPGFDRTLSVKAADALTHMGVTVKLNSLVTAVTPDGVQIGAGWIPSTQIAWAAGNRASPLLDTLSAPQDSAGRVIVHPDLTIPDDPWIFVIGDAAHCLGRNGSPLPGVAPVAIQQGRYVADLINQKLTPEQRPAFAYADRGMLATIGRAKAVAQFGPIRASGVLAWVFWCVVHIFFLIGFRNRVRVMSEWVWYYLTFKPGARVLY
- a CDS encoding lipocalin family protein, with amino-acid sequence MKTISFLILSCWSLIVTGCVALESKQPLSTVASVDLTRYAGTWYEIARLPMWFQRHCVDSKAIYTTRPDGKIGVHNECVTQSGQVEQAEGVATVIDRTTNARLAVTFDNFFARLVSPSREGNYWIFDLDPDYSTALVGTPDRRYLWILSRTQKLDETTYQQLVTKAQQLGFPVSDLIKSKPISAS
- the msrB gene encoding peptide-methionine (R)-S-oxide reductase MsrB; amino-acid sequence: MPPTLHIDPIVKITKTDEEWKQQLSTTAYRVLRHEDTERAFVNPLHENHQAGTYYCAGCDLPLFSSVHKFDSGTGWPSFWQPIDPRVIETRTDFALFIPRTEIHCARCEGHQGHVFKDGPKPTGLRYCINGAALKFLAD